One Sediminispirochaeta bajacaliforniensis DSM 16054 genomic window, ACGGAACGGTCGATGTCTACCGTGACGGTAAGAAACTTGAGTGGCAGGATGTGGATATCGGTTTTTATCTTGAGCCCTACGATACCCTTGAAACCGGAAAAGACGGCAGTGCCGAAATCGATGTCGTCACCGCTTCTGGGACATCTGCTGTTGTTCAGGTTCTTCCCGATACGGCCTTTTATCTTACCGATGATGCGGTGGGTGGAAAACAGCAGAGCAGTTTCACCATGATGAAGGGGAGCCTCTCCTTTCGTGTCCATAAACTTACCAGCAACGAGAGTTTTAATGTTCGTACGGAAAGTGCCGTCATGGGAATCCGTGGGACCAGCTTTGACGTGGCATCCAGCCCTGAGGGGGGAATCCTTGTCCTCTGTGACGAAGGGGCCGTGGAATGTGCCGATCCTCAGGGGCGCAGCTTCTATGCAAAACCCGGGCAGGTAGTGGAGGATGTTCCCGAAACGGAGATTTCCGCCTTTGCGGTTGCCCGGGAGGATCTGGATACCTATAAAAGTTATTGGATATCCAAACGGATGGATGTTTTTAAAAACGGGGCGGATACCTTTATCCGCGGTTATGCCCGTCAGTACCAAAACTACTATCCGAAATTTGAGGAGGCCTACCGTCTTCTTGCCGCAAACAGGGCACTTCTTGAACGATACGGTAAGGCTGGGACAACTGCCACCGGTACCCTTTTCCAGGTGAAGTCAAAGATAAGTCCGTCCGTTATCAAGATGAGGAGTATCCTGCCGCTTTTCGAACAGCTTTTTTACCGGCTTGATGTACTTGCGGCCTATCATGAACAGGGAATCGGCAGGACCA contains:
- a CDS encoding FecR family protein encodes the protein MKRLVCLLFLTLAMTGIVFAGRLSGEIVYLDGTVDVYRDGKKLEWQDVDIGFYLEPYDTLETGKDGSAEIDVVTASGTSAVVQVLPDTAFYLTDDAVGGKQQSSFTMMKGSLSFRVHKLTSNESFNVRTESAVMGIRGTSFDVASSPEGGILVLCDEGAVECADPQGRSFYAKPGQVVEDVPETEISAFAVAREDLDTYKSYWISKRMDVFKNGADTFIRGYARQYQNYYPKFEEAYRLLAANRALLERYGKAGTTATGTLFQVKSKISPSVIKMRSILPLFEQLFYRLDVLAAYHEQGIGRTNIDNTLSSAQFFTRFGKSYAETKLQLSDVRYLFKLYKEIDDATGGGASGLLDNPFSLEGTGHFGGKISF